A genomic region of Roseateles amylovorans contains the following coding sequences:
- a CDS encoding glutathione S-transferase N-terminal domain-containing protein: MTDLSRFPITQKWPAQHPERLQLYSLPTPNGVKVSILLEELGLPYEPHLVSFQTNDQFSPEFLSLNPNNKIPAILDPNGPGGEPLALFESGAILIYLAEKAGRFLPTDPARRYETLQWVMFQMGGVGPMFGQLGFFHKFAGKEFEDKRPRDRYVAESKRLLGVLEQRLAGRDWIMGDEYTIADIAIWPWVNTFVSFYEAGDLVGFSDFKNVQRALAAFLARDTVQRGLNSPARPVV; encoded by the coding sequence ATGACGGACCTGTCCCGCTTCCCCATCACCCAGAAATGGCCCGCCCAACACCCCGAGCGCCTGCAGCTCTACTCGCTGCCCACCCCCAATGGCGTCAAGGTGTCGATCCTGCTGGAAGAACTGGGCCTGCCCTATGAGCCGCACCTGGTCAGCTTCCAGACCAACGACCAGTTCTCGCCCGAGTTCCTCTCGCTGAATCCGAACAACAAGATCCCCGCGATCCTCGATCCCAACGGACCGGGCGGCGAGCCGCTCGCCTTGTTCGAGTCCGGCGCCATCCTGATCTATCTGGCCGAAAAGGCCGGCCGCTTCCTGCCGACCGATCCCGCACGTCGCTACGAGACGCTGCAGTGGGTGATGTTCCAGATGGGCGGCGTCGGACCGATGTTCGGCCAGCTCGGGTTCTTCCACAAGTTCGCCGGCAAGGAGTTCGAAGACAAGCGTCCGCGTGACCGCTACGTGGCTGAATCAAAACGCCTGCTCGGCGTGCTCGAGCAACGCCTCGCCGGCCGGGACTGGATCATGGGCGACGAATACACCATCGCCGACATCGCCATCTGGCCCTGGGTGAATACCTTCGTCAGCTTCTACGAAGCCGGTGATCTGGTCGGGTTCTCGGACTTCAAGAACGTTCAGCGTGCGTTGGCGGCGTTCCTGGCTCGAGACACCGTGCAGCGAGGGCTCAACAGCCCGGCGCGGCCGGTGGTCTGA
- a CDS encoding Hsp70 family protein, whose amino-acid sequence MSDSPFIPDIVGIDLGTTNSLVACWQEGAPRLIPNALGATLTPSVVSVDDDGSYLVGAAAKDRLQSHPEHTVASFKRGMGTASTFRLGGRSFRAEELSALVLKSLRADVRAAFGRDVDRAVITVPAYFSDAQRSATRNAGLIAGFTEVSLLNEPTAAALAYGLNERDDSQFLVFDFGGGTFDVSILELFAGVMEVRATAGDNQLGGDDVDACLERWVMESARLPASLQRDERFLSKLRARCEAAKRALSAGGSTVIAFQHEGHAVDLRLSVEQLEQIIQPVLERLRHPVETAIRDARIGVKDLSAVVLAGGSSRLMPVRQLVTRLFGQFPSASLNPDEVVALGAAVQAGLKVNAAELSERVMTDVCPYTLGIESSQQLSADRLSHGFMAPILPRNTVIPASRVQSFSPLHPEQRLIHVRVYQGEARMVRDNIALGDFKVELPRPVAGRSPHIDVRFTYDVDGLLEVEATPKLGEDACGEPQRLVIQNSEERLSPEQVRERLLALAELKMHPRERMEVRALLARAERLFTQLSLDERDRLGHAITRFELELESQDHSRIDAASEHLRRVIRDCEADSPLGI is encoded by the coding sequence ATGTCTGATTCCCCATTTATTCCCGACATCGTCGGCATCGATCTTGGCACCACCAATTCCCTGGTGGCCTGCTGGCAGGAGGGCGCGCCGCGGCTGATTCCCAATGCGCTGGGCGCAACCCTGACCCCCTCGGTGGTCAGTGTGGACGACGACGGCAGCTACCTGGTCGGCGCCGCCGCCAAGGACCGGCTGCAATCGCATCCCGAGCACACCGTCGCCAGCTTCAAGCGCGGCATGGGCACGGCCAGCACCTTTCGACTGGGCGGCCGCAGCTTTCGCGCCGAGGAGCTGTCCGCGCTGGTGCTGAAGTCGCTGCGCGCGGATGTGCGTGCCGCCTTTGGCCGGGACGTCGACCGGGCAGTGATCACCGTGCCGGCCTATTTCTCGGATGCACAGCGCAGCGCCACCCGCAATGCGGGTCTGATTGCCGGCTTCACCGAGGTGAGCCTGCTCAATGAGCCCACCGCCGCGGCGCTGGCCTACGGTCTCAATGAACGCGACGACAGCCAGTTCCTGGTCTTCGATTTTGGCGGCGGCACCTTTGATGTCTCCATCCTGGAGCTGTTTGCGGGGGTCATGGAGGTGCGTGCCACGGCGGGCGACAACCAGCTCGGCGGTGACGATGTGGACGCCTGCCTGGAGCGCTGGGTGATGGAGAGCGCCCGGCTGCCGGCCTCGCTGCAGCGGGACGAACGCTTCCTGTCCAAGCTGAGGGCGCGGTGCGAGGCGGCCAAGCGGGCGCTGTCGGCCGGCGGCAGCACCGTCATTGCCTTCCAGCACGAGGGTCATGCGGTGGACCTGCGGCTGTCGGTCGAGCAGTTGGAACAGATCATCCAGCCGGTGCTGGAACGGTTGCGGCATCCGGTGGAGACGGCCATCCGCGATGCCCGGATCGGGGTCAAGGACCTGTCCGCGGTGGTCCTGGCCGGTGGCAGCTCGCGGCTGATGCCGGTGCGGCAGTTGGTGACCCGGCTGTTCGGTCAGTTTCCCAGCGCCAGCCTGAATCCGGACGAGGTCGTCGCCCTGGGCGCTGCGGTCCAGGCCGGGCTCAAGGTCAATGCCGCGGAACTGAGCGAGCGGGTGATGACCGACGTGTGCCCGTACACGCTGGGCATCGAGTCCTCGCAGCAACTCTCGGCCGATCGGTTGAGCCACGGGTTCATGGCGCCCATCCTGCCGCGCAACACCGTGATTCCGGCCAGCCGGGTGCAATCCTTCTCGCCGCTTCATCCCGAGCAACGCCTCATCCATGTGCGGGTCTACCAGGGCGAAGCCCGCATGGTGCGCGACAACATCGCGCTGGGCGATTTCAAGGTCGAACTGCCACGGCCGGTGGCCGGTCGATCGCCCCATATCGATGTGCGCTTCACCTACGACGTCGACGGCCTGCTTGAAGTGGAAGCGACGCCGAAGCTGGGCGAGGACGCCTGCGGTGAACCGCAGCGGCTGGTGATCCAGAACTCGGAGGAGCGGCTCTCACCCGAGCAGGTGCGGGAGCGTCTTCTGGCCCTGGCCGAACTGAAGATGCATCCGCGTGAGCGCATGGAAGTGCGCGCCTTGCTGGCCCGCGCCGAACGTCTGTTCACCCAGCTGAGCCTGGATGAGCGTGATCGGCTGGGTCATGCCATCACCCGCTTCGAACTGGAGCTGGAAAGCCAGGACCACAGCCGCATCGACGCCGCCAGCGAGCATCTGCGCCGGGTCATTCGTGACTGCGAGGCCGACTCGCCCCTGGGGATCTGA